The DNA window AAGTATTATTTGCCCGAATATCCGCTGATACACTGGAATTTGTGTGGCATGTCCTGCATGTGGCATTTCCATTCCAGCCCGGGTCATCATGATTGAACCGGGGAATTGTCTTGTTCAGAGCAGGGAATGGAGAGCTTGCATTCGGCCCATGGCAATAATCACAATATTTCGATGTTGGAACTGCGGGTCTTTGTGCATAGTGAGAAGTTACGTTGGGGATTCCTGCTCCTGGATTTACTGTGACTTTACTGTGACAATCCAGGCAGGAATAATTTGTTACAGCAGGCAAGTGCGTGCGAACCTTCGGTGCCTGCGGGGCATCGGGCTGACCGCTCCCTGTGTGGCAGTCAGCGCACTGCCGGATATTGCTTTTGTTCATATCCCTGTTAAAGTGACAGGTCCAGCAATCGCTGTTGTTCACCTGGCCAATTCCATCCGTTGTGTTTATATCGACATGCACACCCTGGCTAAAGGCGGTTTTATTAACATTTCCTTGCAAACCACCGGGAATACCATCCACATGACACGAGATACAATCCTCAAAGACGTTCGTCTCGTTCCTGTAGTAGTTATATATTGGGCCGCTGCCGTGGCACCCGTTACAAAAAACATCGCCCCCCGGGTTTTTATATGCACTGCTGTTAATATACCCGTAAACACCGTTTACATCCGAACCATAAGCAATGGCAATGTCGCTCCGTGTCATTTTTGGATAATTTGTTCCATGGACATTATGACAGGCTGGGCAGGATTGATAAGAGGTCCTGTTATTCAAACCGGCACCCGGATTGAGGTCAAACATGGCACCTCCATCCCAGTTAAAACTGCCGAAGTCATCCAGATGATCCCAGTGGATATTGACCGGGTAGTTGCGGAAACCGGCCGGAAGAAGGTTAATGAAATTAGTACCTATGGTTGATACATTGATGGGAGGATTCCTGTGATCAATGTCCTGGAAAAATTCTGGCAGAACGCCCACAACATTTTTTTCAGTATGGCAGTAATAGCAGAGCGAGAAATTTTGTGAATAATAACCTGTGGTCAGAGGACCGGTAATGTTGCTGCCATTTAATTGTCTTATGAATTGACCATGATTAGTGTCGTTATGATCAGTAGAATTCACATGGCAGTCAATACATTGAATGATGCTGTGGGGATTCGAATCGTACAGGGATTGATTGATCGGCCGTGGATTTGGTGATACATGACACCCCCCATTAAAACAGGCATCATTCGGA is part of the Candidatus Methanoperedens sp. genome and encodes:
- a CDS encoding NapC/NirT family cytochrome c, whose translation is MRKSKILQNKIKMKVIVLGLALLFVFFVPGVLGASPNDACFNGGCHVSPNPRPINQSLYDSNPHSIIQCIDCHVNSTDHNDTNHGQFIRQLNGSNITGPLTTGYYSQNFSLCYYCHTEKNVVGVLPEFFQDIDHRNPPINVSTIGTNFINLLPAGFRNYPVNIHWDHLDDFGSFNWDGGAMFDLNPGAGLNNRTSYQSCPACHNVHGTNYPKMTRSDIAIAYGSDVNGVYGYINSSAYKNPGGDVFCNGCHGSGPIYNYYRNETNVFEDCISCHVDGIPGGLQGNVNKTAFSQGVHVDINTTDGIGQVNNSDCWTCHFNRDMNKSNIRQCADCHTGSGQPDAPQAPKVRTHLPAVTNYSCLDCHSKVTVNPGAGIPNVTSHYAQRPAVPTSKYCDYCHGPNASSPFPALNKTIPRFNHDDPGWNGNATCRTCHTNSSVSADIRANNTSSFHELTTELGDAFDGTAKADCVLCHVQKAPQFVSAPNPPHDTTGMVTADCSGCHGVNVPGTQAQKLHDPTPTTTGGCIGCHSNNATRYYTNTSLFGLHANVNTSDDTGNV